A stretch of uncultured Fusobacterium sp. DNA encodes these proteins:
- the selA gene encoding L-seryl-tRNA(Sec) selenium transferase, giving the protein MKNELFRQLPKVDILMNNALLKDLSLNLDYNSFYEIVTTGIDTFRNEIKNNEINSFTEEEIIHEIILLAKKNEERKFKNVINGTGVILHTNLGRAIFSERVAEKLKKIVTGYSNLEFDLATGGRGSRYQLLEEIICKVTGAEGAMLVNNNAAAVILCLNEFAKNKKTIVSRGELVEIGGSFRIPEIMELSGTILKEVGTTNKTNIRDYERAIEEDTGVLLKVHTSNYKIIGFTDSVSKNEIAQLGKENSIITIDDIGSGVLIDYEKYGLSKEPTVQESLKSGVDIVTFSGDKMLGGAQCGVIVGKKELIERLKKNPFTRAFRVDKMSIAVMEEIFRYYLDEKKAINEIPVLKMLTEKPEKTNIRAEKLRDLLKEKGIETRVIKTEALVGGGAMPDEKIRSYGVAFKNDIHSLEERFRKCETPIIGRTKENMFILDLKAIREEEFQYIVGEAEKIIL; this is encoded by the coding sequence ATGAAAAATGAACTTTTTAGGCAACTGCCAAAAGTTGACATTCTTATGAATAATGCCTTATTAAAAGATCTTAGTCTTAATTTAGATTACAATAGTTTTTATGAAATAGTAACTACTGGAATAGATACTTTTAGAAATGAAATAAAGAACAATGAGATCAATAGTTTTACAGAAGAGGAAATTATACACGAAATCATATTATTAGCTAAAAAAAATGAAGAGAGAAAATTTAAAAATGTTATAAATGGTACTGGAGTTATTTTACATACAAATTTAGGTAGAGCTATTTTTAGTGAAAGAGTAGCTGAAAAACTGAAAAAAATAGTCACTGGTTACTCTAATCTTGAATTTGATCTAGCAACTGGTGGCAGAGGAAGTAGATATCAACTTTTAGAAGAGATTATCTGTAAGGTTACAGGAGCTGAAGGAGCTATGCTTGTAAATAATAATGCTGCTGCTGTAATTTTATGTTTAAATGAATTTGCTAAAAACAAAAAAACTATTGTTTCTAGAGGAGAATTAGTAGAAATAGGTGGTTCTTTTAGAATTCCAGAGATAATGGAACTTTCAGGAACAATTTTAAAAGAGGTAGGAACTACAAATAAAACAAATATTAGAGATTACGAAAGAGCCATTGAAGAAGATACAGGAGTTCTTTTAAAAGTTCATACCTCTAATTATAAAATAATTGGTTTTACTGATTCAGTAAGTAAAAATGAGATAGCTCAACTTGGAAAAGAAAACAGTATCATTACTATTGATGATATTGGTAGTGGAGTTCTTATTGATTATGAAAAATATGGCTTAAGCAAAGAGCCAACAGTTCAAGAAAGTTTAAAATCTGGTGTAGATATAGTTACTTTTAGTGGAGATAAAATGCTAGGTGGAGCTCAATGTGGAGTTATTGTAGGAAAAAAAGAGTTAATTGAAAGATTAAAGAAAAATCCTTTCACTCGAGCTTTTAGAGTTGATAAAATGAGTATTGCTGTAATGGAAGAAATTTTCAGATATTACTTAGATGAAAAAAAAGCTATAAATGAGATTCCTGTTTTAAAAATGTTAACTGAAAAACCTGAAAAAACTAATATAAGAGCTGAGAAATTAAGAGATCTATTAAAAGAAAAAGGGATTGAAACAAGAGTAATTAAAACAGAAGCTTTAGTTGGTGGTGGAGCTATGCCAGATGAAAAAATTAGAAGTTATGGTGTTGCTTTTAAAAACGATATTCACTCTTTAGAAGAGAGATTTAGAAAATGTGAAACTCCTATAATTGGTAGAACAAAAGAGAATATGTTTATTCTCGATCTAAAAGCTATTAGAGAAGAGGAATTTCAATATATTGTAGGAGAGGCAGAGAAAATAATATTATGA
- the selD gene encoding selenide, water dikinase SelD has translation MKEKLYLDRCSIGGUASKIGPEVLSDVLSTLPSVEDKNLIVGFDKSDDAAVYKLTDEIAMIQTLDFFTPMVDDPYIFGQIAAANSLSDVYAMGGTPKTAMNIVCFPEKMDINILGEVLRGGAEKVAEAGAVLSGGHSIHDPEIKYGLSVTGIAHPDKILKNHGCQNGDILICTKKLGTGIVTTASKVGLASENAINTSIKNMTTLNKYAGEIIVKYPVTACTDITGFGFLGHAYEMASNSNKTLIFEKDFIPFIEEAKGYAQDFLITTGGQKNRNFVGNNVDFQNVPLWLQEILFDPQTSGGLLFSIPAQYVSDLMREFSSANVDAVIIGSVVEKEKKFIIVR, from the coding sequence TTGAAAGAAAAACTATATTTAGATAGATGTTCAATTGGTGGTTGAGCAAGTAAAATAGGACCGGAAGTTCTTAGTGATGTTTTATCTACTCTTCCAAGTGTGGAAGATAAAAATCTGATTGTAGGTTTTGATAAGTCTGATGATGCTGCTGTATATAAATTAACTGATGAAATAGCAATGATACAAACATTGGACTTCTTTACTCCTATGGTTGATGATCCATATATTTTCGGACAAATAGCTGCTGCAAACTCTTTAAGTGATGTTTATGCTATGGGAGGTACTCCTAAAACAGCTATGAATATTGTTTGTTTTCCAGAAAAAATGGATATCAATATTTTAGGAGAAGTTTTAAGAGGAGGAGCTGAAAAAGTAGCTGAAGCTGGAGCTGTCTTAAGTGGTGGGCACTCTATTCATGATCCAGAGATTAAGTATGGACTTTCTGTAACTGGTATAGCTCATCCTGATAAAATTTTAAAAAATCATGGTTGTCAAAATGGTGATATACTGATCTGTACTAAAAAACTTGGTACTGGTATTGTAACTACTGCGTCTAAAGTAGGGTTAGCAAGTGAAAATGCTATAAATACATCTATAAAAAATATGACTACTTTAAATAAATATGCTGGAGAAATAATTGTCAAATATCCTGTTACTGCTTGTACAGATATCACAGGTTTCGGCTTTCTCGGACACGCCTATGAGATGGCATCAAATTCTAATAAAACTTTGATATTTGAAAAAGATTTCATACCTTTCATTGAAGAAGCTAAGGGATATGCACAAGATTTTCTTATTACTACTGGAGGACAGAAAAACAGAAATTTTGTAGGCAACAATGTAGATTTTCAAAATGTTCCTCTATGGTTGCAAGAAATTCTTTTTGATCCTCAAACTTCAGGAGGGCTGCTATTTTCAATCCCTGCTCAATATGTCAGTGATTTGATGAGAGAGTTTTCTTCAGCTAATGTTGATGCTGTAATTATAGGAAGTGTTGTAGAAAAAGAGAAAAAATTTATTATTGTGAGGTAA
- a CDS encoding DUF3343 domain-containing protein: MIKKEEFLLLAAESTHLVIKNEKLLKEAGIDCRIIPLPSQIKASCGLSIRTDLKDIEKIKEILYNNEMELYLIKKSGLKKEIEKLS; encoded by the coding sequence ATGATAAAAAAAGAAGAGTTTTTACTTTTAGCTGCTGAATCAACTCATCTTGTTATAAAAAATGAAAAACTATTAAAGGAAGCTGGTATTGATTGTAGAATAATCCCATTACCTTCACAGATAAAAGCAAGTTGTGGACTTTCTATAAGAACAGATTTAAAAGATATTGAAAAAATAAAAGAAATTCTATATAATAATGAAATGGAACTTTATCTGATAAAAAAATCAGGTTTAAAAAAAGAGATAGAAAAATTATCTTAA
- the selB gene encoding selenocysteine-specific translation elongation factor — protein sequence MRDIIIGTAGHIDHGKTTLVEFLTGKNTDTLPEEKKRGLTIDIGFSYLQLGNNRVGIIDVPGHEKFIKNMAAGTSSIDYVILTIACDDGIMPQTIEHLNIASILGVKNGIVVLTKRDLIDQERLINLKKEVAEFLKGSFLENSQIIEVSFKDPSSFENLRNILSQEIKNIKIDLDKNRKFRLDIDRVFSVKGFGTVVTGTSKNSAITIGDRLMLYPQMKEVVVKGIENHNNKVTTLEAGNRCALNINGVDAKEIHRGNILAEKDSLFISDRIDCSFFLLSNSNSLKNNQRIHLNIGTTEVIGRIKIFSSDIVLPNETSFIQIELEKPLVCNKGDRGLIRNFSPVITIGGIEILNPLGKKVKRKDCNYLENLKSLNSNKKDEQIESIVKNSDELFLTIEKISLLLGEKIISPLNIENIIKVDENYYIHIGNLIILKNRVLKDLKIYHKKNRLSLGINTAEIKSRYFKDISSNLYQNFLKLLIEENLIKIDKNFISLLEFQPKLNKEEKKLKDQIFSIYKNLGFKPENINKVAENFNNLEEFKTVHQFMADNNFIIYLGEETYILKGFFLEAKKILISYLQKNQKITLGDFSKLLNSNRKTSLLLLEKFDEEKITKRIDNYRILLSKGDGFND from the coding sequence ATGAGAGATATTATAATAGGAACTGCTGGACATATTGATCACGGTAAAACTACTCTTGTTGAATTTCTCACAGGAAAAAATACAGATACTCTTCCAGAAGAAAAAAAACGTGGTTTAACTATTGATATAGGTTTTTCTTATCTTCAACTTGGCAACAATAGAGTGGGAATAATTGATGTTCCAGGACATGAAAAATTTATAAAAAATATGGCTGCTGGAACTTCTAGTATAGATTATGTTATTCTTACTATTGCTTGTGATGATGGAATTATGCCACAAACTATTGAACATCTAAATATCGCTTCTATTCTTGGGGTAAAAAATGGAATTGTAGTTCTTACTAAAAGAGATTTAATAGATCAAGAGAGATTAATCAATTTAAAAAAAGAGGTAGCAGAATTTCTCAAAGGTAGTTTTTTAGAAAATTCACAAATTATTGAGGTAAGTTTTAAAGATCCTAGCTCCTTTGAAAATCTAAGAAATATCTTGTCTCAAGAGATTAAAAATATTAAGATAGATTTAGATAAAAATAGGAAATTTAGATTGGACATAGATAGAGTTTTCTCTGTTAAAGGGTTTGGAACAGTTGTTACTGGAACATCAAAAAACTCTGCTATAACTATTGGTGATAGATTGATGCTCTATCCTCAAATGAAAGAAGTAGTTGTAAAGGGAATTGAAAATCATAATAATAAAGTTACAACTCTTGAGGCTGGAAATCGTTGTGCTTTAAACATAAATGGAGTAGATGCAAAAGAGATACATAGAGGTAATATTCTTGCTGAAAAAGATTCTCTTTTTATCTCCGATAGAATAGATTGTAGTTTTTTTCTTCTTTCAAATAGTAATTCACTAAAAAATAATCAAAGAATTCACCTAAATATTGGAACTACAGAAGTTATTGGAAGAATTAAAATTTTTAGTAGTGATATTGTCTTACCAAATGAAACTTCCTTTATTCAAATTGAACTTGAAAAACCTTTAGTTTGTAATAAAGGAGATAGAGGTCTAATCAGAAATTTTTCACCAGTTATCACTATTGGGGGAATAGAGATATTAAATCCTCTAGGTAAAAAAGTTAAAAGAAAAGATTGTAACTACTTAGAGAATTTAAAAAGTCTAAATTCCAATAAAAAAGATGAACAGATAGAGAGTATAGTAAAAAATAGCGATGAGTTATTCTTAACTATTGAAAAAATATCACTACTTTTAGGAGAAAAAATAATTTCTCCTTTAAATATAGAAAACATTATAAAAGTAGATGAAAATTATTATATACATATTGGTAATTTAATTATTTTAAAAAATAGAGTTTTAAAAGATTTAAAAATATACCACAAAAAAAACAGATTATCTTTAGGTATAAATACTGCTGAGATAAAAAGTAGATATTTTAAAGATATTTCAAGTAATCTTTATCAAAACTTTCTTAAATTACTAATTGAAGAAAATCTTATAAAGATAGATAAAAATTTTATATCACTTTTAGAGTTTCAACCTAAATTAAATAAAGAAGAGAAAAAATTAAAAGATCAAATTTTCTCTATTTACAAAAATTTAGGATTTAAACCAGAAAATATAAATAAAGTTGCTGAAAATTTTAATAACTTAGAAGAATTTAAAACTGTTCATCAATTTATGGCAGATAATAATTTTATTATTTATCTTGGAGAGGAAACATATATATTAAAAGGCTTTTTCTTAGAAGCTAAGAAGATTTTAATATCATATCTGCAAAAAAATCAAAAAATAACTTTAGGAGATTTTTCAAAGCTCTTAAATAGCAATAGAAAAACTTCTCTTTTACTATTAGAGAAATTTGATGAAGAAAAGATCACAAAAAGAATTGATAACTATAGAATATTACTTTCAAAAGGAGATGGTTTTAATGATTAA
- a CDS encoding Ppx/GppA phosphatase family protein, with the protein MYQGKNIKGIIDIGTNSCRLFIAELENTSEGKKIKRELVKDVEIVKLGEGVNKTHNLNPNAIKRTLDCLKKYKEKASSYGVENIKAFATSAVRDAENREVFLQEVLKLGIKIECISGKTEATLNFLGSSLVFKDRILVVDIGGGSTEFTLGKDKSIDFIQSINIGAVRATEKFFSDNDYSEEKLEKCKVWIRKNLEILKTIKDREFKLIGVAGTATTQISVRDKMEIYDSSKVHMATLTLDELKENLSLFLSKNFEERKNIVGLEEKRADVIIAGTLILLTILEELNQDKIIISESDNLSGAITREEETMSERLEWIMEAYESFRKSSGRRLIAGNIFDYFMQDFRGEMADAYDIATKEEIREDIKTLADIIYQEEDKHKREFLVEILVNLVKMLG; encoded by the coding sequence AAGAAAATAAAGAGGGAATTAGTAAAAGATGTAGAAATTGTAAAATTAGGAGAGGGAGTTAATAAAACTCATAACTTAAATCCTAATGCTATAAAAAGAACTTTAGATTGTTTAAAAAAATATAAAGAAAAAGCCTCTTCTTATGGTGTAGAAAATATTAAAGCTTTTGCCACATCAGCTGTAAGAGATGCTGAAAATAGAGAGGTATTTTTACAAGAGGTTTTAAAGCTTGGGATAAAAATAGAGTGTATCTCTGGAAAAACTGAAGCTACTCTAAATTTCTTAGGAAGCTCTCTTGTATTTAAAGACAGAATTTTAGTTGTAGATATTGGTGGTGGAAGTACAGAATTCACTTTAGGAAAAGATAAATCTATTGATTTTATTCAAAGCATCAATATTGGAGCTGTAAGAGCAACAGAAAAATTCTTTAGTGACAATGATTATTCTGAGGAAAAACTAGAAAAATGTAAAGTCTGGATAAGAAAAAATCTTGAGATTTTAAAAACTATAAAAGATAGAGAATTTAAGTTAATTGGAGTGGCTGGAACTGCTACTACTCAAATATCTGTTAGAGATAAAATGGAAATATATGATAGTAGCAAGGTACATATGGCAACTTTAACTTTAGATGAACTTAAAGAAAACCTATCACTTTTTCTTTCGAAGAATTTTGAAGAGAGAAAAAATATTGTTGGTTTAGAAGAGAAAAGAGCTGATGTTATTATTGCGGGTACACTAATTTTACTTACAATTTTAGAAGAATTAAATCAAGATAAAATAATAATATCTGAATCAGACAATCTTAGTGGAGCTATAACAAGGGAGGAAGAAACAATGAGCGAAAGGTTAGAATGGATAATGGAGGCTTACGAAAGCTTTAGAAAATCTTCTGGTAGAAGATTGATAGCTGGAAATATATTTGACTATTTTATGCAAGACTTTAGAGGAGAAATGGCTGATGCTTATGATATAGCTACTAAAGAGGAGATCAGAGAGGATATTAAAACTTTAGCTGATATTATTTATCAAGAAGAAGATAAACATAAAAGAGAATTTTTAGTAGAAATTTTAGTTAATTTAGTTAAGATGTTAGGGTAA
- the yedF gene encoding sulfurtransferase-like selenium metabolism protein YedF, translating into MIKVNAIGQTCPIPIIMTKNALKEIEEGQVEVSVDNKISLENLQKMSREMGYDYTVAETGDIFKIVINKIKEDLQEFDEKENTVVVIDSLFMGKGDPELGKILMKGFIYTLSEMENLPKTIIFYNEGVKLAIESSENFNDLKNLEAHGVEILSCGTCANFYGVTEQIKVGNITNMYTIVERQLNAKRVIKP; encoded by the coding sequence ATGATTAAAGTAAATGCTATTGGACAAACTTGCCCTATCCCTATTATAATGACAAAAAATGCTCTTAAAGAGATTGAAGAAGGGCAAGTAGAGGTTTCTGTTGATAATAAAATTTCATTGGAAAACTTACAAAAAATGTCAAGAGAGATGGGATATGATTATACTGTTGCTGAAACAGGAGATATATTTAAAATAGTAATTAACAAGATAAAAGAGGATTTACAAGAGTTTGATGAAAAGGAAAATACAGTTGTAGTTATAGACTCTCTTTTTATGGGAAAAGGAGATCCTGAACTTGGTAAAATTTTAATGAAAGGATTTATCTATACTCTTTCTGAAATGGAAAATCTACCTAAAACTATTATTTTCTATAATGAAGGAGTTAAGTTAGCTATTGAATCTTCTGAAAACTTCAATGATTTAAAAAATCTTGAGGCTCATGGAGTTGAAATTCTTTCTTGTGGTACTTGTGCTAATTTCTATGGTGTAACTGAACAAATAAAAGTAGGAAATATCACAAATATGTATACAATAGTTGAAAGACAGCTAAATGCTAAAAGGGTAATAAAACCATGA